In one Paraburkholderia megapolitana genomic region, the following are encoded:
- a CDS encoding phospholipase D-like domain-containing protein produces the protein MSRTVLTALLCALTLLSATAQAATLPAQTPATATASSPTLITEPGQGLTPIYTFMQSATKTLDMTMYELVDTTAEQTLVQLAANGVTVRVILDQNLESSNNQAAYTYLSQNGVNVVWANPTYAATHQKSIVVDGKTAAIMTLNLTSRYYSTSRDFAVIESDANDVAAIETVFNADFNSSSITPPAGDDLVWSPTQSQTDLVNLINSAQSTLQVENEEMSNSKIVTALVNAAKRGVTVQVAMTYSSDWVSNFDKLSAAGVQISTYASSASLYIHAKAILVDYGTPQANLFLGSENFSVASLTKNRELGLETTNAAILSSIQSTLTADFNGGTPFSSSSNSDERLLRQSPFH, from the coding sequence ATGAGTCGAACCGTTTTGACTGCCCTGCTTTGCGCCTTGACTCTGCTATCCGCTACCGCCCAGGCCGCTACACTGCCCGCTCAAACGCCTGCCACTGCAACCGCTTCAAGCCCCACGCTGATCACCGAACCCGGTCAAGGTCTCACGCCGATCTATACGTTCATGCAATCGGCAACCAAGACGCTCGACATGACGATGTACGAACTCGTCGATACGACGGCCGAGCAGACGCTCGTTCAGCTCGCGGCCAACGGCGTCACAGTGCGTGTGATCCTCGATCAGAACCTCGAGTCGAGCAACAACCAGGCGGCCTACACTTACCTGTCGCAGAACGGTGTCAACGTCGTCTGGGCCAATCCGACTTATGCGGCCACGCATCAGAAGTCGATTGTCGTCGATGGAAAAACGGCGGCGATCATGACGCTCAATCTGACGAGCCGCTACTATTCGACATCGCGCGATTTCGCGGTGATCGAGAGCGACGCCAACGACGTGGCCGCCATCGAGACCGTCTTCAATGCCGATTTCAACAGCAGCTCGATCACACCACCCGCCGGAGACGATCTGGTGTGGAGCCCGACGCAGTCGCAAACGGATCTGGTCAATCTCATCAACTCGGCGCAAAGCACACTGCAAGTCGAGAACGAAGAGATGAGCAACTCGAAGATCGTCACCGCACTCGTCAACGCGGCAAAACGCGGGGTAACCGTCCAGGTCGCGATGACCTACAGCAGCGACTGGGTCAGCAACTTCGACAAGCTCAGCGCGGCCGGCGTGCAGATCAGCACTTACGCATCGAGCGCGTCGCTGTACATCCATGCAAAAGCGATCCTCGTCGATTACGGCACACCGCAAGCGAACCTCTTTCTCGGCTCGGAGAATTTCTCGGTAGCATCGCTGACCAAGAATCGCGAGCTGGGTCTCGAGACGACGAACGCAGCCATCCTGTCGTCGATCCAGAGCACGCTCACTGCTGACTTTAACGGTGGCACGCCGTTTAGCAGCAGTAGCAATAGCGATGAGCGCTTGCTGAGACAATCGCCGTTTCACTGA
- a CDS encoding carboxymuconolactone decarboxylase family protein codes for MPARIEPARPPFSPFIQESIEKTMPQGVPALSLFTTLARDERLFGKFFAAGLLGRGHLTLRQRELIIDRTTALCRSEYEWGVHVTFFGARAGFSEEQIEALVHGTPHDKCWSTEDSVVLQMCDALHNDCDIDEDTWQALRAHVSEEAILEMLMLAGLYRTVSYLTNALQLPLESYAMRFPERTATQAP; via the coding sequence ATGCCTGCACGCATCGAACCCGCGCGGCCGCCTTTTTCGCCGTTCATTCAGGAAAGCATTGAGAAGACCATGCCGCAGGGTGTTCCGGCGCTTAGCCTGTTCACCACGCTGGCTCGCGACGAGCGGCTATTTGGAAAATTCTTCGCCGCCGGTCTGCTGGGTCGTGGACACCTGACGTTACGGCAGCGCGAATTGATCATCGATCGAACCACTGCCCTATGTCGGTCCGAGTATGAATGGGGGGTACACGTGACCTTCTTTGGCGCACGTGCTGGTTTCTCGGAAGAACAAATCGAGGCGCTGGTGCATGGCACACCTCACGACAAATGCTGGTCGACCGAAGACTCGGTCGTCTTGCAAATGTGTGACGCGTTACATAACGACTGCGACATCGACGAAGACACATGGCAGGCGCTACGCGCTCATGTCTCCGAGGAAGCGATTCTTGAAATGTTGATGTTGGCAGGTCTCTATCGAACCGTAAGCTACCTCACCAATGCTCTACAGTTGCCGCTCGAATCTTATGCAATGCGCTTCCCCGAACGCACGGCGACCCAAGCGCCGTGA
- a CDS encoding APC family permease, translated as MEQARLRTRSTHDAAHGAAHDEGHTLQRGLTWKDAFWVTSGVPAGILFTIGGVCATIGQPAWAIWIAAISMGLIQSATYAEISSLFPHKSGGASVYGAMGWVRYGKLIAPVSVWCNWVAWSPMLALGTGLAASYALTTLFAPDALINTWQWTLLDLGFVKHGLTLRINATFLLAVVFLLITFRLQHSGAAKAAKTQRLLGIASLTPLLIVGIVPFVTGDVPAAHLWPLLPLAHDAHGQLSAASFGSWNSTGITMVFGAMFMAGWAAYGFETAVCYTREFRNPRTDTVKAIFWSGALCLVVMTLVPIAFQGALGTAGMLNPKIVDGTGVGAAMAHMVGGGAVVANVIVVMLMLSILLIVMTSMMGSSRTLYQASVDGWLPRYLSHVNEHGAPTRAMWTDLGFNLILLMMSDYMTVLSVSGVCYMIFVFLNLQSGWIHRMDRPDADRPFRCPTWLLAAGAVCGYLDLAFIGAGADLQGEGTLRNGLIAMLLIVPVFVFRHYWQDRGRFPARMAQDMEMQPGSGVSGMRRALPYGALVLAALVVWASHYLAKPFY; from the coding sequence ATGGAACAGGCAAGACTGCGCACGCGCAGCACCCACGACGCGGCACATGGTGCCGCTCATGACGAAGGCCACACGCTGCAACGCGGCCTCACATGGAAGGACGCATTCTGGGTGACGAGCGGTGTGCCGGCCGGCATTCTGTTCACGATAGGCGGCGTATGCGCGACGATCGGTCAACCTGCGTGGGCGATCTGGATCGCGGCGATCTCGATGGGCTTGATCCAGAGCGCGACGTATGCCGAGATTTCCTCGCTGTTTCCCCATAAATCCGGCGGCGCATCGGTGTACGGCGCGATGGGCTGGGTTCGCTACGGCAAGCTGATTGCGCCGGTGTCGGTGTGGTGCAACTGGGTCGCGTGGTCGCCGATGCTGGCGCTCGGCACCGGGCTCGCCGCGAGCTATGCGCTCACCACATTGTTCGCGCCCGATGCGTTGATCAACACGTGGCAATGGACCTTGCTCGATCTTGGCTTCGTCAAGCACGGTCTTACGCTGCGCATCAACGCCACGTTTCTGCTTGCGGTCGTTTTCCTGTTGATCACCTTCAGGCTGCAGCACAGCGGCGCAGCGAAAGCGGCGAAGACGCAGCGCCTGCTTGGCATTGCGTCGCTGACGCCGTTGCTGATTGTGGGTATCGTCCCGTTCGTGACCGGCGATGTGCCGGCTGCACACCTGTGGCCGCTGCTGCCGCTCGCGCACGATGCGCACGGCCAGCTCAGCGCGGCATCGTTTGGTTCATGGAACAGCACCGGTATCACGATGGTGTTCGGTGCGATGTTCATGGCGGGCTGGGCTGCATACGGTTTCGAAACAGCCGTCTGCTATACGCGCGAGTTCCGCAATCCGCGTACCGATACGGTCAAGGCGATCTTCTGGTCGGGTGCACTGTGCCTTGTCGTCATGACGCTGGTGCCGATTGCGTTTCAGGGCGCGCTCGGCACGGCGGGCATGTTGAATCCGAAGATCGTCGACGGCACCGGTGTGGGTGCGGCGATGGCGCATATGGTGGGCGGCGGTGCAGTGGTTGCGAACGTGATCGTCGTGATGCTGATGCTGTCTATCTTGCTGATCGTGATGACTTCGATGATGGGATCGTCGCGCACGTTGTACCAGGCGTCGGTGGACGGCTGGTTGCCGCGCTACCTGTCGCATGTGAACGAACACGGCGCACCGACGCGCGCGATGTGGACCGATCTCGGCTTCAACCTGATCCTGTTGATGATGTCCGACTATATGACGGTGCTGTCCGTGTCGGGCGTGTGCTACATGATCTTCGTATTTCTGAACCTGCAGTCGGGATGGATTCATCGCATGGATCGTCCTGACGCGGACAGGCCTTTTCGCTGTCCGACCTGGTTGCTTGCGGCAGGCGCGGTGTGTGGTTATCTCGACCTGGCGTTCATCGGTGCGGGTGCGGATTTGCAGGGCGAAGGCACGTTGCGTAACGGCTTGATTGCGATGCTGTTGATCGTGCCGGTGTTTGTGTTCCGGCATTACTGGCAGGATCGTGGGCGTTTTCCTGCGCGCATGGCGCAGGATATGGAGATGCAGCCGGGGAGCGGGGTGAGTGGTATGCGGCGTGCGTTGCCTTATGGTGCGTTGGTGCTGGCTGCGCTTGTGGTGTGGGCTTCGCACTACCTTGCGAAGCCCTTCTATTGA
- a CDS encoding winged helix-turn-helix transcriptional regulator: MGTTKVSTSALKARLEKARAEHGAWANCPVRDVVDVISGRWSSLLMTALAEHPCRFGELRRLVPDISQRMLTQTLHELQRDGYVHRVVFPTKPPGVEYSLTDLGHSMFDALNVLIQWADDNHAAVTAARLRFDSEKESA; this comes from the coding sequence ATGGGAACCACCAAGGTATCGACCAGCGCGCTCAAAGCGAGGCTGGAGAAGGCTCGGGCCGAACACGGCGCCTGGGCGAATTGCCCGGTGCGCGACGTCGTCGATGTGATCAGCGGGCGGTGGAGTTCGTTACTGATGACGGCGCTGGCCGAGCACCCATGTCGATTCGGCGAACTGCGCCGGTTGGTGCCCGACATTTCGCAGCGCATGCTGACGCAGACACTTCATGAATTGCAACGCGATGGTTATGTGCATCGCGTGGTCTTTCCGACCAAGCCGCCGGGCGTCGAATACAGCCTGACCGATCTCGGGCATTCGATGTTCGATGCGTTGAACGTGTTGATCCAGTGGGCCGACGACAACCATGCTGCGGTCACGGCGGCCCGCCTGCGCTTCGATAGCGAGAAGGAATCTGCGTAA
- a CDS encoding AraC family transcriptional regulator has product MLEDLVAAMLRYTDRQEGASPYFTAIESVFILRSDHPKPPVHRISQPAMCIVAQGAKWASFGETRYEYKAGEALIVGVEAPSVGKVSAASPDRPCLVLAFELDLAIMRSVAAELDEPPKASGDVGRGVFVTDFLGPLADCALRLVKLLDTPGAIATLYPLIMREICYWLLTGPHGGDVARMALTNAPSKGVLNAMRRLRENLAEPIRVEELATVAQMSPSSFNRHFKALTSLSPLQFHKQLRLLEARRLMVSLGANVETAAFQVGYESPSQFSREYSRMFGEPPKRNVKRLESGVDEVSRRADREVVVRGVA; this is encoded by the coding sequence ATGCTGGAAGATTTAGTCGCTGCGATGTTGCGATATACCGACCGCCAGGAGGGCGCGAGCCCGTACTTTACGGCGATCGAAAGCGTGTTCATTCTTCGCTCGGATCACCCCAAGCCACCGGTCCACCGGATATCGCAACCGGCCATGTGTATCGTGGCTCAGGGTGCCAAGTGGGCCAGCTTTGGCGAAACGCGCTACGAATACAAGGCCGGCGAGGCACTCATTGTTGGAGTCGAGGCTCCATCGGTTGGCAAGGTAAGCGCGGCCAGCCCCGACCGGCCATGTCTTGTCCTCGCGTTCGAACTCGATCTCGCGATCATGCGCAGTGTTGCGGCGGAACTGGACGAGCCACCGAAGGCGAGTGGCGATGTCGGTCGAGGCGTCTTCGTGACCGATTTCCTGGGACCGCTCGCCGACTGTGCGCTGCGTCTCGTCAAGTTGCTCGATACGCCTGGTGCGATTGCGACGCTTTATCCGCTCATCATGCGAGAGATCTGCTACTGGCTTCTAACCGGGCCACACGGCGGGGACGTCGCACGCATGGCATTGACGAATGCGCCTTCGAAAGGCGTGCTCAATGCGATGCGCCGGCTCCGCGAAAATCTTGCTGAACCGATCCGCGTCGAAGAATTAGCCACGGTTGCGCAGATGAGTCCGTCTTCTTTCAATCGACATTTCAAGGCACTGACATCGCTTTCGCCGTTGCAGTTTCACAAGCAGCTAAGGCTGCTGGAAGCTCGCAGACTGATGGTCTCGCTCGGCGCGAACGTCGAGACAGCGGCTTTTCAGGTGGGCTACGAAAGCCCGTCGCAATTCAGCCGCGAATATTCGCGCATGTTCGGCGAGCCACCAAAGCGGAACGTGAAGCGGCTGGAGTCCGGGGTCGATGAAGTTTCTCGCCGTGCCGATCGCGAGGTTGTAGTGAGGGGCGTTGCCTGA
- a CDS encoding winged helix-turn-helix transcriptional regulator produces the protein MKTPKTGKPVRGSTTGRPIMVALDLLGRRAALRILWELRGEPLTFRALQEAADTNPSLLNTRLKELREAGLIDHAGEGYCLTEGGMALRVALRPLNNWAETWCK, from the coding sequence ATGAAAACACCGAAAACTGGAAAACCTGTACGCGGGTCGACGACAGGGCGGCCGATCATGGTTGCGCTCGACCTGCTAGGACGCCGGGCAGCGCTGCGCATTCTCTGGGAATTGCGCGGCGAGCCACTGACGTTTCGCGCACTGCAAGAGGCGGCCGATACGAATCCCAGCTTGCTCAATACCCGGTTAAAGGAATTGCGCGAGGCAGGACTCATCGATCACGCGGGAGAGGGGTATTGCCTGACCGAGGGAGGGATGGCGCTACGGGTTGCGTTGCGGCCGCTAAACAATTGGGCGGAGACCTGGTGCAAGTGA
- a CDS encoding SDR family NAD(P)-dependent oxidoreductase: MAVADSTPSTNKIAIVTGGSRGIGRNTVISLAKRGVRSIFTYHANQAEAEKVVALTSDIGIPAIALQLDTGNAASFGGFIDRVTRALSEVHAERFDYLVNNAGTSSAASLATGTEAELDAQFNVHFKGVFLLTQALLPLMNDGGRIVNISSGLARVAMNGRAIYGPMKAAVESLSRYMALELGPRRIAVNVVAPGAIATDFSGGVVRDNPAINKMVADHTALGRVGVPDDVGPVIAGLLSDEFGWVNAQRIEVAGGMQI; the protein is encoded by the coding sequence ATGGCAGTCGCAGATTCAACCCCATCAACGAACAAGATCGCTATTGTCACCGGCGGCAGCCGGGGCATCGGGCGCAACACCGTGATAAGCCTCGCGAAACGCGGGGTGCGGTCGATATTCACCTACCACGCAAATCAGGCAGAAGCGGAGAAGGTCGTCGCGCTCACGAGCGATATCGGAATTCCAGCTATCGCGTTGCAGCTCGACACGGGCAACGCGGCGAGCTTCGGCGGTTTCATCGATCGAGTGACACGCGCCCTGAGCGAAGTGCACGCGGAACGCTTCGACTATCTCGTGAACAACGCGGGGACTTCCTCTGCGGCATCGCTGGCGACGGGCACGGAAGCTGAACTGGATGCGCAATTCAACGTGCATTTCAAGGGCGTTTTCCTGCTCACGCAGGCGCTTTTGCCGCTCATGAACGACGGCGGGCGAATCGTGAACATCTCGTCGGGTCTTGCCCGCGTGGCGATGAATGGCCGTGCGATCTACGGCCCGATGAAGGCCGCGGTCGAGTCGCTCTCGCGTTATATGGCGCTGGAACTCGGGCCGCGCCGGATCGCGGTGAACGTCGTCGCGCCTGGAGCCATTGCCACCGATTTCAGCGGGGGCGTCGTGCGTGACAACCCCGCCATCAACAAGATGGTTGCGGATCATACGGCGCTCGGACGTGTCGGTGTGCCCGACGATGTTGGCCCCGTGATTGCTGGTTTGCTGTCCGACGAGTTCGGTTGGGTCAATGCTCAACGGATCGAGGTGGCGGGAGGAATGCAGATCTGA
- a CDS encoding SDR family oxidoreductase, with protein sequence MSDTIFVTGASGQLGQLVIKHLLARGVTHERIIAGTRNPEKLAGLAAAGIEVRKADFEDPQGLTEAFKNVGTVLIISTDAMDGVDTRLKQHRNAVASAVAADVKRIAYTSQPNPDSSLLSFAPDHLETERAIKATGLPHVIFRNSWYHENLHRSLPHALKSGQWHSATKGGRTSSAGREDYAEAIAAALATSSTDSRTYTLTGPEALSNEEIADLASRVTGKPLVVVHVTDEQFVTGLKAAGVPDVFVSALASIEVEVRAGNLSIVTDHLESLIGRAPKRLGEYLQEARASYIV encoded by the coding sequence ATGAGCGACACCATTTTCGTCACCGGCGCATCCGGTCAACTCGGTCAGCTTGTCATCAAGCATCTGCTTGCGCGCGGCGTGACGCACGAGCGCATCATCGCCGGCACGCGCAACCCCGAAAAACTTGCCGGCCTTGCTGCAGCAGGCATTGAGGTTCGCAAGGCGGACTTCGAAGATCCTCAGGGCCTGACCGAAGCTTTCAAAAACGTCGGTACCGTCCTGATCATTTCGACAGATGCCATGGATGGAGTCGACACACGATTGAAGCAGCATCGCAATGCGGTCGCATCGGCGGTCGCGGCAGATGTCAAGCGTATCGCCTATACGTCGCAGCCCAATCCGGACAGCTCGCTACTGAGCTTCGCGCCGGACCACCTGGAAACAGAGCGGGCCATCAAGGCCACCGGTCTGCCGCACGTGATTTTCCGCAACAGCTGGTATCACGAGAATCTGCACAGGTCCCTCCCTCATGCGCTGAAGAGCGGGCAATGGCATTCGGCGACTAAAGGCGGGAGAACGTCGTCCGCCGGACGGGAGGACTATGCTGAAGCGATTGCCGCAGCGCTGGCCACGTCAAGCACCGATAGCCGGACCTACACGCTCACAGGTCCGGAAGCGTTGTCCAACGAAGAAATCGCCGACCTCGCTAGCCGGGTGACAGGCAAGCCGCTTGTCGTCGTCCATGTGACTGACGAGCAATTCGTCACGGGACTGAAAGCGGCGGGTGTTCCTGACGTGTTTGTTTCCGCACTGGCGTCGATTGAAGTGGAGGTCCGGGCCGGAAATCTTTCTATCGTCACCGACCATCTCGAGTCGCTCATCGGACGTGCTCCAAAGCGGCTTGGTGAATATCTGCAAGAGGCGAGAGCCAGCTATATCGTTTGA
- a CDS encoding peptidyl-alpha-hydroxyglycine alpha-amidating lyase family protein, translating to MSEHYGSFCPCCGNAEHRAMSRRTFMSLVAGTAAGLVIPPAFADAQSVPSIPFDSIADPVRLPEDTYFGECSGVALNSQGHIFVLSRGNTTGPAYGAAAAQLLEFAPDGRFIREIGHNLYAWSFAHSFKVDRQDNIWVTDKGSDMVIKFTPEGRVAMVFGRKQEAADEETAPLKHPNPPLPAEPGRFRQVTDVAWDVAGNTYISDGYINSRVAKVDRDGNWIKSWGDRGTGPGQFHTPHSIALDAHDNIYVADRSNRRIQVFDTEGKFLRQFTIDVPVPADARPAIGNMPNEADIAAGTFAPGSPWAICISPGPNQVLYSSDAFPGRIYKMTLDGKVLGVLGKAGKQSKQFGWIHQMACPSENVLFVAELLNWRVQKLVLHA from the coding sequence ATGAGCGAGCACTATGGGTCGTTTTGCCCGTGCTGCGGCAACGCGGAGCATCGGGCGATGAGTCGCCGTACTTTCATGAGCCTCGTCGCCGGTACGGCTGCGGGGCTCGTCATACCGCCGGCTTTCGCGGACGCACAATCGGTGCCGTCGATTCCTTTCGATTCGATTGCCGATCCCGTTCGTTTACCTGAAGACACCTATTTCGGCGAATGCTCCGGCGTTGCGCTCAACTCGCAAGGACACATCTTCGTGCTGTCGCGCGGCAATACAACCGGGCCGGCCTATGGCGCGGCTGCGGCACAACTGCTGGAGTTCGCACCCGACGGACGCTTCATCCGCGAGATAGGACACAACCTGTATGCCTGGTCGTTCGCGCATTCGTTCAAGGTCGACCGGCAGGACAACATCTGGGTGACGGACAAGGGCTCCGACATGGTGATCAAGTTCACACCGGAGGGACGCGTCGCCATGGTGTTCGGCCGCAAGCAGGAAGCCGCCGACGAAGAGACCGCCCCGCTCAAGCACCCTAACCCGCCGCTACCCGCCGAGCCCGGGCGCTTTCGCCAGGTCACCGATGTCGCATGGGACGTCGCAGGCAACACGTACATCAGTGACGGCTATATCAACTCGCGGGTCGCGAAAGTCGATCGCGACGGCAACTGGATCAAGTCATGGGGCGACCGCGGCACCGGGCCGGGACAGTTTCATACGCCGCATAGCATCGCGCTCGATGCACACGACAACATCTACGTCGCGGACCGCAGCAACCGGCGCATTCAGGTGTTCGACACCGAAGGCAAGTTCCTGCGGCAATTCACGATCGATGTCCCGGTGCCCGCGGATGCGCGTCCCGCGATCGGCAACATGCCGAATGAGGCGGACATCGCAGCCGGCACGTTTGCACCAGGTTCGCCGTGGGCGATCTGCATCTCGCCGGGACCGAACCAGGTGCTCTATAGCTCCGATGCTTTTCCGGGTCGCATCTACAAGATGACGCTCGACGGCAAGGTACTCGGCGTGCTCGGCAAAGCAGGCAAGCAGTCGAAGCAGTTCGGCTGGATTCATCAGATGGCGTGTCCATCCGAGAACGTGCTGTTCGTTGCCGAACTGCTCAACTGGCGTGTGCAGAAGCTGGTTCTGCACGCCTGA
- a CDS encoding glycine betaine ABC transporter substrate-binding protein → MKRLKKLLLCGALGAALIATMSASVTAAADTKPTIKIGYVEGWDDSVATSNVAAQIIQKRLGYPVQLVPVAAGIMWQGVARGDLDATLSAWLPVTHGAYWDQFKSKVTDLGPNFNDAKIGLIVPADLPETSIGDLEAHKADFGGRIVGIDAGAGVMKKAGEAIQAYNLSLQLMPSSGSAMTAELARSMHANKPIIVTGWVPHWMFAKWKLKFLEDPKKVFGESEHVDNVINPGLETKAAPVVAFLKKFQWKPGEIDSVMLATQNGAKPAAAADTWIAAHGDRVDSWVAGAQ, encoded by the coding sequence ATGAAACGCCTTAAAAAACTCTTGCTGTGCGGTGCACTCGGGGCTGCTCTGATCGCGACGATGAGCGCGAGCGTGACTGCGGCAGCGGATACGAAACCGACGATCAAGATCGGCTATGTCGAAGGATGGGATGACAGCGTCGCGACCTCGAACGTCGCCGCACAGATCATCCAGAAGCGGCTGGGTTATCCGGTGCAACTGGTGCCGGTTGCGGCAGGGATCATGTGGCAGGGTGTGGCGCGCGGCGATCTCGACGCAACGCTGTCGGCCTGGCTGCCGGTGACGCATGGTGCGTACTGGGATCAGTTCAAGAGCAAGGTGACCGACCTCGGGCCGAATTTCAACGACGCGAAGATCGGTCTGATCGTCCCCGCTGATTTACCGGAGACGAGCATCGGCGACCTCGAAGCGCATAAGGCGGACTTCGGCGGCCGCATCGTCGGGATCGATGCGGGCGCGGGTGTGATGAAGAAAGCGGGCGAGGCGATCCAAGCCTACAACCTCAGTCTTCAGCTGATGCCAAGCTCGGGCAGTGCGATGACCGCGGAACTTGCACGCTCGATGCATGCCAATAAACCTATCATCGTGACCGGCTGGGTACCGCACTGGATGTTTGCGAAGTGGAAACTGAAGTTCCTCGAGGATCCGAAGAAGGTGTTCGGCGAATCGGAGCATGTCGATAACGTAATCAACCCCGGGCTCGAGACAAAGGCTGCACCCGTGGTTGCGTTTCTCAAGAAATTTCAATGGAAGCCGGGCGAAATCGACAGCGTGATGCTGGCGACACAGAACGGCGCCAAGCCTGCTGCCGCAGCCGACACATGGATCGCCGCGCACGGCGATCGGGTCGACAGCTGGGTGGCTGGAGCGCAATAA
- a CDS encoding ABC-F family ATP-binding cassette domain-containing protein yields MISVRNLTLRRGVNVVLDSASITFTPGEKIGLVGRNGAGKSSFFGLLNGTLHEDSGEFSIPAAWKMGQVAQDMPETEQSATDFVVDGDTVLLAAQAEVAAAEASDDGMRMAHAYMELHDAGAHDAPARAQALILGLGFTEAQLSHPVNSFSGGWRMRLQLARALMCPSDLLLLDEPTNHLDLDALVWLEAWLKRYQGTMVVISHDREFLDEVTQVTVHVDNAKLVRYGGNYSKFEDMRAEQLVLQQAAMAKQVEKIAHLQKFIDRFKAKASKAKQAQSRVKALERMEKIAPVLADAEFTFEFKEPLNVPNPLLSMLDASFGYPAPTDALPGTPPTVIVRGINRSVLAGQRIGILGANGQGKSTLVKTVAHALTPIAGEISEGKGLNIGYFAQQELDVLRPLDTPMEHMIRLAKDTPPHMRAPGQSGTEQSLRTFLGTFSFSGDMVHQAVGTMSGGEKARLVLCMIVWQRPNLLLLDEPTNHLDLATREALAMALNEFEGTVMLVSHDRALLRAVCDEFWLVTKGGVEPFDGDLDDYQQFLRDEARRIREQAAAG; encoded by the coding sequence ATGATTTCCGTCCGTAATCTCACGCTGCGCCGCGGCGTCAATGTCGTACTCGACAGCGCGTCCATCACCTTCACCCCCGGCGAAAAAATCGGTCTAGTCGGCCGCAATGGCGCCGGCAAGTCGTCGTTCTTCGGCCTTCTCAATGGCACGTTGCACGAAGATAGCGGCGAGTTCTCGATTCCCGCTGCGTGGAAAATGGGCCAGGTCGCGCAGGACATGCCGGAGACCGAGCAGAGCGCGACCGACTTCGTCGTCGACGGTGACACCGTGCTGCTGGCCGCGCAGGCCGAAGTCGCCGCCGCCGAGGCCAGCGACGACGGCATGCGCATGGCGCACGCCTACATGGAGCTGCACGATGCCGGTGCGCACGATGCCCCCGCACGTGCCCAGGCGCTGATTCTGGGCCTTGGCTTCACTGAGGCGCAGCTTAGCCACCCGGTCAACAGTTTCTCCGGCGGCTGGCGCATGCGACTGCAACTAGCGCGCGCGCTCATGTGCCCGTCCGACCTGCTGCTGCTCGACGAGCCGACCAACCACCTGGACCTCGACGCACTGGTCTGGCTGGAAGCCTGGCTCAAGCGCTATCAGGGCACCATGGTCGTGATCAGCCATGACCGCGAATTCCTCGACGAGGTGACGCAGGTGACGGTGCACGTCGACAACGCCAAGCTCGTGCGTTATGGCGGCAACTACAGCAAGTTCGAAGACATGCGCGCCGAGCAGCTCGTGTTGCAGCAGGCCGCGATGGCGAAGCAGGTGGAGAAGATCGCCCATCTGCAGAAATTCATCGACCGTTTCAAGGCCAAGGCCTCGAAGGCGAAGCAGGCGCAGAGCCGGGTCAAGGCGCTCGAACGCATGGAGAAGATCGCCCCCGTGCTGGCCGACGCGGAGTTCACCTTCGAGTTCAAGGAGCCGCTCAACGTACCGAACCCGCTGCTGTCGATGCTGGACGCGAGCTTCGGCTATCCGGCGCCGACCGATGCACTGCCGGGCACGCCGCCCACGGTCATCGTGCGGGGCATCAACCGGTCGGTGCTGGCCGGGCAGCGCATCGGCATCCTCGGTGCCAACGGCCAGGGCAAGTCCACGCTGGTGAAGACGGTGGCGCACGCGCTGACGCCGATTGCCGGCGAAATCAGCGAAGGAAAAGGCCTGAACATCGGCTACTTCGCCCAGCAGGAACTCGACGTGCTGCGTCCGCTCGACACGCCGATGGAACACATGATCCGGCTTGCCAAAGACACGCCGCCGCACATGCGCGCGCCGGGCCAGAGCGGCACCGAACAATCGCTTCGCACGTTCCTCGGCACCTTCAGCTTCAGTGGCGATATGGTGCATCAGGCGGTCGGCACGATGAGCGGCGGCGAAAAGGCGCGGCTCGTGTTGTGCATGATCGTGTGGCAGCGCCCCAACCTGCTGCTGCTCGACGAACCTACCAACCACCTCGACCTGGCCACACGCGAAGCGCTAGCCATGGCGCTCAACGAATTCGAAGGCACGGTGATGCTGGTCAGTCACGACCGGGCCCTGTTGCGCGCCGTATGCGATGAGTTCTGGCTGGTCACCAAGGGCGGCGTCGAGCCTTTCGACGGCGATCTGGATGACTACCAGCAATTCCTGCGCGACGAAGCGCGTCGCATACGCGAGCAGGCTGCCGCGGGGTAG